One Coffea arabica cultivar ET-39 chromosome 5c, Coffea Arabica ET-39 HiFi, whole genome shotgun sequence DNA window includes the following coding sequences:
- the LOC113690826 gene encoding uncharacterized protein, with product MKLSTEETIMGRNTDDKRAVPVGRKGTKEDDLRKSLFKSIARSPVEDGRPSSMIIRKKNTVIPAHIVAEAISTLHGLDLRWSGPITPAEMQYVEQYVLAKYPEYSSALVEGGDKTDLYDLCIKGEFSELSPDDKRKSPRTSVGSREPSTPSFGSNLPDMDKIQLEPSRLLDILTKKSSFLGSFISIPEIQARNKVLNHCGLPEEDYLVLFTQQYKDAMMLVGESYPFFRGNFYLSIIGEESDYVREFAMFKESKVILAPESWLDLRIKGSQLSQYFRRKCKHSPKGLFSYPAEVNGMRYSMHWVSEAHRNSWHVLLDATALVVGQDKLNLALHRPDFVLCSLENGHANPSKITCLLVRRKSFDVSIAPAQAFK from the exons ATGAAGTTATCAACTGAGGAAACAATCATGGGGAGGAACACTGATGACAAAAGAGCTGTACCAGTGGGAAGAAAG GGGACAAAGGAAGATGATCTGAGAAAATCTTTATTCAAATCTATCGCGAGATCACCTGTTGAAGATGGAAGACCAAGCAGTATGATTATTAGG AAAAAGAACACAGTCATTCCGGCTCATATAGTAGCAGAAGCAATATCTACACTTCATGGTCTCGATCTACGATGGTCAGGGCCAATTACACCGGCTGAAATGCAATATGTTGAGCAATATGTCCTAGCCAAGTATCCCGAGTACTCGAGTGCGCTGGTGGAAGGTGGAGACAAGACGGATTTATATGATCTTTGCATCAAGGGAGAGTTCTCAGAGCTGTCACCTGATGACAAGAGAAAGTCACCTAGGACAAGTGTGGGATCCAGAGAACCATCTACACCCTCTTTTGGTAGCAATCTTCCTGATATGGACAAAATCCAATTGGAGCCATCAAGATTACTTGATATCTTAACCAAGAAATCATCTTTCTTAGGGAGCTTCATCTCAATCCCCGAAATTCAAGCTCGAAATAAAGTTCTAAACCACTGTGGATTACCTGAAGAGGACTATCTTGTTCTTTTCACCCAACAGTACAAAGATGCCATGATGTTGGTTGGAGAGAGCTATCCATTTTTCAGGGGAAACTTCTATTTAAGCATTATTGGCGAAGAATCAGATTATGTAAGGGAATTTGCAATGTTTAAGGAATCAAAAGTCATCCTAGCACCAGAGTCCTGGCTGGATTTGAGGATTAAGGGATCACAACTCAGCCAGTATTTCAGAAGAAAATGCAAGCACAGCCCGAAGGGGTTGTTTTCTTATCCAGCTGAGGTCAATGGGATGCGATACTCAATGCACTGGGTTTCTGAAGCTCACCGGAACTCATGGCATGTTCTGCTTGATGCGACAGCCCTCGTGGTAGGACAAGACAAGCTAAATCTTGCACTTCACAGGCCTGATTTTGTTCTTTGCAGCCTTGAGAATGGTCATGCCAACCCTTCAAAAATCACCTGCCTGCTTGTCAGGAGAAAATCGTTTGATGTGTCCATAGCTCCAGCTCAAGCATTCAAATAA